One Alkalibaculum bacchi DNA window includes the following coding sequences:
- the rpmI gene encoding 50S ribosomal protein L35, with product MPKMKSHRGAAKRFTVTKSGRVKRAKAFKSHILTKKSAKRKRNLRQTGYLMGADAENIKKILPY from the coding sequence ATGCCAAAAATGAAAAGTCATAGAGGAGCAGCAAAGAGATTTACTGTAACAAAATCAGGTAGAGTAAAAAGAGCTAAAGCTTTCAAAAGTCATATCTTAACAAAAAAGAGTGCTAAGAGAAAGAGAAACTTAAGACAAACTGGTTATTTAATGGGCGCAGATGCTGAAAATATAAAGAAAATATTACCTTATTAA
- the infC gene encoding translation initiation factor IF-3: MNWGNDFSHLIIWRCVNISKEFQINEQIRDKEVRVIDQDDNQLGVMSGREAQRLADERELDLVKISPNAKPPVCRILDYGKFRYEQSRKEKEAKKKQKVINIKEIRMSANVQEHDLDVKAKNCRKFLENGDRVKASVRFRGREMSYTNVGKDLLLKFAEKVSDVGKMEKPPRLEGRSMVINLVPLKENN; the protein is encoded by the coding sequence ATAAATTGGGGAAATGATTTTTCTCATTTAATTATATGGAGGTGTGTTAATATTAGCAAGGAATTCCAAATCAACGAACAAATCAGAGATAAGGAAGTAAGAGTAATTGACCAGGATGACAATCAGCTAGGAGTTATGAGTGGCAGAGAAGCTCAGAGATTAGCAGATGAAAGGGAATTAGATTTAGTTAAAATATCCCCTAATGCAAAACCACCTGTTTGCAGAATATTAGATTATGGAAAGTTTCGATATGAGCAAAGCCGCAAAGAGAAAGAAGCTAAAAAGAAACAAAAAGTAATTAATATTAAAGAAATTAGAATGTCTGCAAATGTTCAAGAACATGACTTAGATGTAAAGGCAAAAAATTGTCGCAAATTCTTAGAAAATGGAGATCGAGTAAAGGCTTCTGTGCGCTTTAGAGGCAGAGAGATGTCTTATACAAACGTGGGAAAAGATTTGCTATTAAAGTTTGCTGAAAAAGTCTCTGATGTTGGTAAAATGGAGAAACCACCTAGATTAGAAGGTAGAAGTATGGTTATCAACCTTGTGCCTTTAAAAGAAAACAATTAA
- the ftsH gene encoding ATP-dependent zinc metalloprotease FtsH translates to MLKYKEKILTTTAVTLLALSLLNIQALGLLNTPWIRLSLLFILVGNLVYKKKSAYIPQFITNTSIKEEKKDITEKSNITFNDVAGLDEIKDEMNELCDFLVNPNKYLKIGAKIPKGVLFYGPPGTGKTLLAKALAGETKATFLYASGSEFVEKFVGIGASRIRSLFEKAKKNAPCIIFIDELDAIGISRSVDNNSERDQTLNQLLVELDGFNEYDNVIVIAATNRMDILDKALLRPGRFDRHVYVGNPSVKAREAILKVHFKNKPVKNDVDIASLAKKTHGMSGAHLANVINEAALLAVKHNLNEIGNEELNQALIKTVAGIKNKTTVLTDKEKHIVAFHEGGHALVGSVLNNDNIEKISIIPHGKALGFVLNTSSEDKFILTKEELKNKITILLAGRAAEEIIFKEISSGAQNDLVKANEIASAMVCEYGMSHYKNKTFNKREDFSSSDIINEEINTILDDCYNMANSVIYENINKLHKIAEILLAKETINGDELDTILKSA, encoded by the coding sequence ATGCTAAAGTACAAAGAGAAAATTTTGACTACAACTGCAGTAACCTTATTAGCTTTGTCACTCCTAAATATTCAAGCCTTAGGTTTACTAAACACACCATGGATTAGGCTTTCTCTATTATTTATCTTAGTTGGCAACTTAGTTTATAAGAAGAAATCAGCCTATATCCCACAATTTATAACAAACACTTCTATTAAGGAAGAGAAAAAGGATATAACAGAAAAAAGCAATATCACCTTTAACGATGTAGCAGGTCTCGATGAAATTAAAGATGAAATGAATGAGCTCTGCGATTTTTTAGTAAATCCTAATAAGTACTTGAAAATTGGAGCTAAAATCCCTAAAGGCGTTTTGTTTTACGGACCTCCGGGAACAGGGAAGACATTACTTGCAAAAGCTTTAGCAGGAGAGACAAAAGCCACATTCTTATACGCTAGCGGTTCTGAATTCGTGGAAAAATTTGTAGGTATTGGCGCAAGCCGAATTCGTTCTCTATTTGAAAAAGCCAAAAAAAACGCACCTTGCATCATATTTATTGATGAATTAGATGCAATAGGGATCTCAAGAAGCGTGGATAATAATAGTGAGAGAGATCAGACCCTCAACCAACTATTAGTGGAATTAGATGGTTTTAACGAATATGATAATGTCATAGTAATTGCAGCAACAAACCGAATGGACATCTTGGATAAAGCACTCTTAAGACCGGGCAGATTTGATCGACACGTATATGTAGGTAATCCTAGTGTAAAAGCTAGAGAAGCAATTTTGAAGGTTCACTTTAAAAACAAACCTGTAAAAAATGATGTAGACATTGCTTCTCTAGCCAAAAAAACCCATGGCATGTCTGGTGCTCATTTAGCAAATGTAATAAATGAAGCCGCCTTATTAGCTGTAAAACATAATTTAAACGAAATTGGTAATGAGGAACTTAATCAAGCTTTAATTAAAACAGTTGCTGGTATTAAAAACAAAACCACCGTATTGACAGATAAGGAAAAGCATATTGTCGCCTTCCATGAAGGTGGTCATGCTTTAGTAGGTAGCGTGCTTAATAATGATAATATTGAAAAAATTTCTATTATCCCTCACGGTAAAGCCTTAGGTTTTGTACTAAACACATCAAGTGAAGATAAATTTATTTTGACGAAAGAAGAGCTCAAAAACAAGATCACCATACTACTAGCAGGAAGAGCAGCAGAAGAAATCATCTTTAAGGAAATTTCTTCGGGGGCTCAAAATGATTTGGTAAAAGCCAATGAAATTGCATCTGCTATGGTTTGTGAATACGGTATGAGCCATTACAAAAATAAAACCTTTAATAAACGAGAAGATTTTTCAAGTTCAGATATTATCAACGAAGAAATAAACACCATATTAGATGATTGTTATAATATGGCCAATAGCGTAATTTATGAAAACATAAACAAATTGCACAAAATAGCTGAAATCTTATTAGCTAAAGAAACGATTAATGGGGATGAATTAGACACCATCTTAAAATCAGCATAA